In Silene latifolia isolate original U9 population unplaced genomic scaffold, ASM4854445v1 scaffold_240, whole genome shotgun sequence, the DNA window ttattattattgcagCACCCTAATCATCAACAGCTCCAAAATCCTAACAATAATCAACATGATGATCAAAATCAGCACCAACTCATTATTCCACCACCACAACAAATACCTCATCAACCACAGCCTCAACAGCTGGGTGGGCCTGGCCCACACCAAGTTAGGCCCACTTCAATGGCGGAGCAGGCCCGGCTACTGAAAATCCCGCCACCAGCCCCACTCAAATGTCCAAGATGCGAGTCTACCAACACCAAGTTTTGCTACTTCAACAACTATAGCCTCCTTCAGCCACGTCACTTTTGTAAGACGTGTCGCCGGTATTGGACACATAATGGAGCTCTCAGGAACGTTCCTGTCGGTGGAGGTTGTCGTAGGAACAAGAGGTCTTCGTCTAAATCCTCTTCAGGTGGTGGTGGTCCTTCATCATCAAAACCGTCTTTAACATCATCTCCGTCAACCATGGTTAGGTTAACGGAGCACCTCAGGTCTCAGCAGACTCGAGGTGGTTTAAATGTTAATTCTCTAATTAACATCCATTCACCCGGAGGAGATGGAAGTAGTAACGGTATGTCTTTCTTGACATCTTTACAGAATAACATGGGCCTCACTTTTGGTGGTGGGCCCATGTATAACCCTCCGCCTAATAATACTAACCCTTCTGAAATAGGAGGGTTAGCTGGCGGAGGTAATGATGAATATCATCCACAACAATTTCCGAATTTCTTAGGAGGTTTCGAAATTCCTGGGTCATCAGCAACAGGAGGAGGTGGGGTATTGTACTCGAATCCATTTCAAAATgctcataatcataataataccATCACTAGTGAAGATAACGGTCACGATCATCATCAACATGTTAATGATGGTATGTCGAAGAGCGTAAGTACGAGGATTACGTCACCAGAAGTGAAAATGGAGGGTAATAATGCACAACAAAGGGTTAATTTAGCTAACCAAATGATGATTATGGGAATTGCTTCATCAAGAGGTAATAACAACGACGtaaatggtaataataataataataataatagtaatagtaataatcaGTTTAATTGGGGAGTAAATATGGAAAACGTAGCTgctggtaataataataatactagcaTGTGGACTGATCTTTCGGCCGGGCTTAATTCTTCGTCCACAAGTCATCTCTTATGAAGAATTATTGGTAACTCGATCTCAAGTCGATTTGTTCTAATGTTAACTTGTTAGAAATTGGGATTCTTGGGGAGATTTGTTTATTATTGGATGATAAGATGATGTCGTCTCTCTATTCCGGTCAATTAGCTTTCGCCTGATCGGCTTAGCTAAAATGTTGTTAGGGAATATATCGATATATCAACATAATCTAATGAGAGTATATGATATATTAGAATATATCATATAAAATGTCTAATGGAGCTAAGTTAGCCATATACTCTAATAATTAGATTATGTCGATATCTCGACATGTTCCCTAAGAAAtgtgaaatggagctaaatgatTGAAATGGAGAGAGCATGACAAGAAATTAACCAAGTCGGAGACTGAATTTGATGGCTAGGCGACAAGGGCATCGATGTTTCTCTAAACTATATGACGAAGGCTCGATCGTTAGCTAGGGTTGAGATGCATCTCCGTCTCTTTATGGCAAGGAAATGATACTACTAGAATGAAGTTAGTGATTCATATACTCTAAGCTCTTTAATTTCattgttctttttttttattaatataaataaatatGTCAGTTAATTATTGTACTTGATGTATTTATTTGATTGTGGTGTGTGTAATAATTAAGAGTTTAAATCAAAAACTTGTAGCTTGATTACTACTCTAGTCATCAACTTAAATCACAATTTCTCCTTTGATTACAATTGTGTACGTGTTCATATTATCATAAGAGAAACGTACGTAGAGATctcgattaattatgtttcagaagTCTTTTTAATAGAGTCTTATCTATAAATAACCTCATATTCTCATTTATAAGGAGTATATGATAGTGATTAAGGACTACATATTTCTCAAACAAGTGGTCAACAGTTAGATTTTTAACTTTTATGACATACAGAAATGAAAATACAAAACTTATGAGGGTTTTATCCAATAAGTTGTCTTCAGTACTAGTCAACTCCGGCCTCTATTCGTGTATATGAACTTGCTCTTGTTATACAATATGATATGCCTTGATCAGAACTGTGATTCACATAGTGTAGTAGTATTCCATATATGGAACCCCGGCAAGTTAATTTGTACGGACGTTGTATGGAACTGTGGATAATCTAATATATGGTACGGTGTACAGTGTACTACAGTAGAATATTGTCATAATTTGGTAAGAATAAGAATGATAGATGACTAGTTGGTGATGTTGTCTATCTAGGGTTTTGTATTTGTACCAGCCATATTCATAATTTGTTTGTTATTAATGTTGAATGTCAAAGCCGAGGAAGAAGGTGATTGATTATGTAgagtaaaatgttaaaattcccTCTGTTTCAAACAATAGTTATCTTTGTTTAAAATCTCCCTCACAAAAAAAAGTCAAATATATCGCACCAAACAAAAAAATTCAAATATATAACTAGCTATTGGGACAGAGGTGGTACGATAATGCATGTAATTTTCTTACGACCTTAATTTTTGCATAAAAATAACGTTCATCAGTAAATTTATAGTCCGTATACTATGAGTAGTAAAATCTCATTTCATAATAAAGTTTTGgtaataaattttaaaaaataatagtattattatataaaattatGCCATGATGTAGAATAAAATATTTAATATCTGGTCTTGTTTAAAGCATATAGTAACTAGAAGATTAGccaattagtagattatacaatcagttgtatacggttgtatggtgtagaatccgagctgtgttctaaagttttcgagttttgttaaaaagaatctgagctatgctttaaagtttttgaactcacacacttaaacataaaaaaaaatacattcttacaaaactcaataaaattgcacataagctcggattaatgtataGGGTTGTATAATACTTAATATACAACTGGGTGTATAGTAATATTTGTGAAGATTAGCTAGGTCATTTTTATTTACACTTAACATACATGAACACTATAAAGTGACAAAATTGCTTGATTAATGCAACCGTTCTTCCTAAAACTTGAACATGACCGCTCTATTGACGGTGTATTAAAGTTAAACGAGGACAATAAACGATAAATGTCAAACAAATATTATTATCGGAAATACAGAGTAACtccgtatttataataaattattcataaaTTTAGCAAATTTGCTTGTCCACTAAACGTTAAGCTAATTTCAGCTCTGCTAATACGTAACATATGTAAAACTAAGTACTTCTGTCTCAGTCAGTTGTTTACCTTCAGTCAAAATATCTCTTGCACATACCAAAAGTTAACAAATAACGGGGACCGAACCCCGAGGGACTAGTAGTTTTATAAATAGCTCACTCTCAATAAAAAGCATGCATGTGGTAAAATAAGGAATCCTATAGTAGTGTTTTATCATCGTCAAAAAGGATGACATATACTTCGTTATTAAGTTTTCAGTTAATGATGATCATCTATTTGCTGGGACCTCTGATTATTCGATCATTCCAATATGCTAATTGCATTTCTCACTTTTTGATAACTCCGTCTCTTTGATGTCCTAATTATAGCAATGTCGTTCAAACTTAGACTGAAAATTCTTTTTCAAACTTTTAGTAAAGTTTGTAGggtaaattttaaaggatatgtaGTTGTATAATGGGTTcctcttaagacggatatatcagTCTTAAGATTAAAGTAAATAAACACAGATAACACTCCATATGGAACGAtaaaacaaatgatttaaaataaaattgcaaattctcattatagacgggagatatccATTTATAGTTATAGACGTCTCAAATATCCACTCACTTTTAAGCATAAGACAAGTTGTATGGTGGGGCCCAAAAATATCACCATTTTAAGTATATTTGACATGTttttcactttagacggatatatgtgtctatagtgagactaattgttTGATATTATCTAATCATTTTACTTTTGTCTTTTATATCCTATATT includes these proteins:
- the LOC141638966 gene encoding dof zinc finger protein DOF3.6-like isoform X1; the encoded protein is MVFPSVPLYLDPPNWQQHPNHQQLQNPNNNQHDDQNQHQLIIPPPQQIPHQPQPQQLGGPGPHQVRPTSMAEQARLLKIPPPAPLKCPRCESTNTKFCYFNNYSLLQPRHFCKTCRRYWTHNGALRNVPVGGGCRRNKRSSSKSSSGGGGPSSSKPSLTSSPSTMVRLTEHLRSQQTRGGLNVNSLINIHSPGGDGSSNGMSFLTSLQNNMGLTFGGGPMYNPPPNNTNPSEIGGLAGGGNDEYHPQQFPNFLGGFEIPGSSATGGGGVLYSNPFQNAHNHNNTITSEDNGHDHHQHVNDGMSKSVSTRITSPEVKMEGNNAQQRVNLANQMMIMGIASSRGNNNDVNGNNNNNNNSNSNNQFNWGVNMENVAAGNNNNTSMWTDLSAGLNSSSTSHLL
- the LOC141638966 gene encoding uncharacterized protein LOC141638966 isoform X2, whose protein sequence is MAEQARLLKIPPPAPLKCPRCESTNTKFCYFNNYSLLQPRHFCKTCRRYWTHNGALRNVPVGGGCRRNKRSSSKSSSGGGGPSSSKPSLTSSPSTMVRLTEHLRSQQTRGGLNVNSLINIHSPGGDGSSNGMSFLTSLQNNMGLTFGGGPMYNPPPNNTNPSEIGGLAGGGNDEYHPQQFPNFLGGFEIPGSSATGGGGVLYSNPFQNAHNHNNTITSEDNGHDHHQHVNDGMSKSVSTRITSPEVKMEGNNAQQRVNLANQMMIMGIASSRGNNNDVNGNNNNNNNSNSNNQFNWGVNMENVAAGNNNNTSMWTDLSAGLNSSSTSHLL